The following coding sequences lie in one Rutidosis leptorrhynchoides isolate AG116_Rl617_1_P2 chromosome 4, CSIRO_AGI_Rlap_v1, whole genome shotgun sequence genomic window:
- the LOC139842310 gene encoding uncharacterized protein produces MSIAVSQGFACRSHLSFQLPLINRLHKVRQSFTVDATESPVESVSVHNDGFQISTARIVKGGADDCKPHEWKKLSSKELGIRTSRITTPAKTVLNVLKKKGYEVYLVGGCVRDLILKKTPKDFDILTSAELKEVMKAFPRCEIVGRRFPICHVHVDDIIVEVSSFSTSERKFGRKSKPMLRKPYGCNECDYIRWNNCMQRDFTINGLMFDPFARIVYDYIGGMEDIRRAKVRCITPANTSFVEDCARILRGIRIAARLGFRFSRETSNSVKELSNSLLRLDKGRIHMEMNYMLAYGSAEASLRLLWKFGLLEILLPMQAAYLVSLGFRRRDKRSNMLLSLFASLDKLLAPDRPCHSCLWVGILAFHEALVDQPRDALVIAAFCIAVHGGGSLSEAVNIARDISQPHDTSFHEISEPVYAYSKDELIDEVMELADSVKAALHRLRDENLVSEALIQYPQAPQSDLVFISWALSLKVCSMFDCVRKGRNRRSVLKRGGEIDYESLALGRLEEVRHIFGRVVFDTVYPTRLTRHD; encoded by the exons ATGTCAATTGCTGTATCTCAAGGATTTGCTTGTAGAAGTCATTTATCATTCCAACTCCCTCTCATCAATCGTCTCCACAAG GTAAGGCAAAGCTTTACAGTAGATGCTACTGAATCACCGGTTGAATCAGTAAGTGTTCATAATGATGGATTTCAGATTTCAACTGCTAGAATTGTAAAAG GAGGTGCTGACGATTGCAAACCGCACGAGTGGAAAAAATTGAGCTCTAAAGAACTTGGAATCAGGACTTCAAGAATTACTACACCTGCAAAAACGGTTCTAAATGTGCTTAAGAAAAAGG GATATGAGGTGTATCTTGTTGGAGGTTGTGTACGGGATCTTATTTTAAAAAAAACTCCTAAAGATTTCGACATCTTAACCTCAGCTGAACTTAAAGAG GTAATGAAAGCCTTTCCTCGATGCGAAATAGTTGGGAGACGATTTCCTATATGCCATGTACATGTAGATGACATCATTGTAGAG GTTTCGAGTTTCAGCACAAGTGAAAGGAAGTTTGGGAGGAAGTCAAAACCCATGTTGAGAAAGCCTTATGGGTGTAATGAATGTGATTATATTCGATGGAATAATTGCATGCAGAGGGATTTTACAATTAATGG GTTGATGTTTGATCCATTTGCAAGGATCGTCTATGATTATATTGGTGGAATGGAAGACATCCGAAGGGCTAAA GTTCGTTGCATAACCCCTGCAAACACTTCCTTTGTGGAAGATTGTG CTCGCATTCTGCGTGGGATTAGAATTGCTGCCCGATTAGGGTTTCGGTTTTCCAGAGAGACTTCTAATTCTGTGAAAGAATTGTCCAATTCTTTGTTAAGGCTTGATAAG GGCCGAATACATATGGAAATGAATTATATGCTGGCGTATGGATCCGCCGAGGCTTCACTAAGGTTACTTTGGAAATTTGGACTCCTTGAGATTCTTCTGCCCATGCAA GCAGCATACCTTGTTTCACTTGGATTCCGCAGACGCGATAAGAGATCTAATATGCTCCTG TCTTTGTTTGCCAGCTTGGATAAACTTTTAGCACCTGATCGTCCATGCCATTCTTGCTTGTG GGTTGGTATTCTAGCATTTCATGAGGCTTTGGTAGACCAACCTCGCGATGCTCTGGTGATTGCTGCGTTTTGCATAGCAGTTCATGGTGGCGGATCGTTGTCCGAAGCGGTAAATATTGCACGGGATATATCACAACCTCATGACACGAGCTTCCATGAAATATCGGAACCTGTTTACGCATATTCAAAAGATGAGTTAATAGACGAGGTTATGGAACTTGCAGATTCAGTAAAAGCTGCATTGCATAGGCTGAGAGACGAGAATTTAGTTTCAGAGGCCCTGATCCAATACCCCCAAGCTCCACAGTCGGATCTG GTATTCATTTCGTGGGCGCTATCGCTAAAGGTGTGCTCCATGTTTGACTGTGTTAGAAAGGGGAGGAATCGGAGGTCTGTACTAAAACGAGGAGGTGAAATTGATTATGAATCGTTAGCGTTGGGTAGATTGGAGGAAGTAAGGCATATTTTTGGTAGAGTTGTTTTTGACACTGTTTACCCTACAAGATTAACTAGGCACGATTaa